Proteins encoded in a region of the Geobacillus genomosp. 3 genome:
- a CDS encoding GntR family transcriptional regulator, giving the protein MIDKQSPIPIYYQLEQYMKEKIEKGEWRPGEMIPSERELAEMHAISRMTVRQAVNNLVNDGYLIRRRGKGTFVAANKIEQPLKGLTSFSEDMRARGMEPGTVVLGFETIPASLTLAAWLSVSEGAPLYEIRRLRLADGAPMALETLYIPVNLVPGLTRDVVSGSVYEFIEKTLGLSIGTAVQALEASVARQLEAECLQIKEGAPVLLLERRTCLADGRPVEVVKSVYRGDRYKFTVEMERRK; this is encoded by the coding sequence TCAGCTCGAGCAATATATGAAAGAAAAGATCGAAAAGGGAGAATGGCGGCCGGGGGAGATGATTCCGTCCGAGCGCGAACTGGCCGAAATGCATGCCATCAGCCGGATGACGGTAAGGCAGGCGGTCAACAATTTGGTGAACGATGGCTATCTCATCCGCCGGCGCGGAAAAGGGACGTTTGTCGCTGCGAACAAAATCGAGCAGCCGCTCAAAGGGCTGACGAGTTTTTCGGAAGATATGCGGGCGCGCGGCATGGAGCCGGGCACCGTTGTTCTTGGCTTTGAAACGATCCCCGCCTCTTTGACGCTGGCAGCATGGCTTAGCGTCAGCGAAGGCGCCCCTCTTTACGAAATCCGCCGCCTCCGCCTGGCCGACGGGGCGCCGATGGCGTTGGAGACGCTGTACATTCCGGTCAATCTCGTCCCCGGACTGACGCGTGATGTTGTAAGCGGTTCCGTCTATGAATTTATTGAAAAAACGCTCGGGCTTTCAATCGGCACAGCGGTTCAGGCGCTTGAAGCGTCGGTCGCGCGCCAACTGGAAGCGGAATGCTTGCAGATCAAAGAAGGAGCGCCCGTGCTGCTGCTTGAGCGGCGCACGTGCCTCGCCGATGGCCGGCCGGTTGAAGTCGTCAAATCGGTGTATCGCGGGGATCGATACAAGTTCACGGTTGAAATGGAGCGGCGAAAATAG